In Oryza sativa Japonica Group chromosome 2, ASM3414082v1, the following are encoded in one genomic region:
- the LOC4330387 gene encoding uncharacterized protein, with protein MDGASEKPPHKDYYKVLEVDYDASDDTIKLSYRRLALMWHPDKHKGDNDVTAKFQEINEAYTVLSDPAKRLEYDLSGCYELNRYTLREYLTRFKGMILTCNGLGIDHSSKWARHLRELEPH; from the exons ATGGACGGAGCAAGCGAGAAGCCTCCCCACAAG GACTATTACAAAGTTCTGGAGGTTGATTACGATGCATCCGATGACACCATCAAATTGAGTTATAGAAGATTAGCTTTG ATGTGGCATCCAGACAAGCATAAGGGGGATAATGATGTCACAGCTAAATTTCAGGAGATCAATGAAGCCTACACAG TTCTAAGTGATCCAGCTAAGCGCCTTGAATACGACCTTTCCGGATGTTATGAGTTAAATCGATATACTTTGCGT GAGTACCTTACAAGGTTTAAGGGTATGATACTTACCTGCAATGGTCTTGGCATAGACCATTCTTCAAAATG GGCCCGGCATTTGAGGGAATTGGAGCCCCATTGA